Genomic DNA from Vanrija pseudolonga chromosome 3, complete sequence:
CCCACGGTTTCACCACCAACAaagctcgccctcctggCCCCGGCTGCGACCACGAACATGATGCACACCCCTCTTCGTGGCGCTGCGAATGCTGGTACACCGCCAACTGTGCCAAGAACTGCGCCTCGCTCTGTACCTCGAACCCGCCCGGTGTCCGAGAGACAGGCgttcgccgagctcgtcaaaTGCGTTCAGGCCAGTGCACGAAAGAAGCTGGCGTCTTCAGCCATCAAGATTCCAGGTTCAGCCTCATCAGTCAACTCGTCGAGTATGTCACCACCAATCTGGCGCAAGGAGCAGCCTCCTACCCCAACCCCGATGTCTCGGGACGTTACAGCGCTCACTGCCACGATGCGGACGTTCCGTCCGCTATCCCGCACGTCCTCTCGCGGCTCAGAGGGCTCGCAGTTACCTTCGTCGCGCAGCGGGTCGCTCCGACTGAGGGACGAAGCGGCCCTCTCCAAGCTGCTTGCCGCCGAACAAGACGAGTCAACCGTTGTGCGCACGCGGGCCGGTGTCCGCGGGCTGTCACGTATAGGGGACGATACGGTGCTCGCCAAGCTTTTAGCGGCGGACAGAGACAAGCCAGAGAACCGgcccccgccacctcctcgccccctcTCGCGTGCGTCCTCCATCCGCAGCCAGTCGAGCCGAGAGTCCCTCCGCCCCCTCACACCGCTAAGTGAGATGCCCCCGCTTGGTGAGAGGCCAGTGAACACTGTCAGCTCGGGCACAtcgagcagccgcagcagcaaggaCACGCCGAGCAAGTCACTGCCTGGTAAGAAGTTGCCACCTTCCGACAAGCATGTCCCCCTGGCCGACAAGTATGTCCCGCCGCGTGACCCTGGCGTGGTTGGCGGCGACAGGATCGCGTCGCTTGGGCAGTGGCATCACTCGCTGGAAGACGGTCTCTCGGTGAGTTGGCCTTCCCCTTCCGAGCTAACTCGCCCAGAATCTCGAACGACGACTGGCCAGCATTCGGGCCCGCCTCGAAGCTTCTTCCTAAGCCTCCCCCAGATCTGTATAATAACACAAAGCCAGCAGGCACCTCTTCCACCTCCTCATTGTACATTCCAACTCCACGACATCACGCACACTCCTAACATGGGTAACAATGCATAGCAGATACACTTCTAATCGTTTGTGGTTTGTGTTGATGTTGGGCCTCACACGCCTAATCGTCTCCGAAACGGTCAGGCATGACCAGAGGAGCCAGCAGGCTCCAAGCGTACAGGCCGTAGCAGATCCAGCTGCTGACGACACGCATCCACATGGTCGCCTCGGACCGGCCAATGTagacctcgggctcggcaaAGGTAGACATGCCAAAGCTGGCGAAGCGGTTGGGGCTCgagtcggggtcggggtgcTCGAGAGGTGTCTTGGAGACAATACGCCAGTCGGTGAGCAGGCCAGCAACGTACATGGCCGCCATGAGGAAGATGATGTGGAACCACGAGTAGTTGTACTTGGTGCCggcacgctcgtcgtcgcgctcctccccgATGGTCGcctcgatgtcgtcgtcgtcgtcctcgggctcgtcgagaaCCGAGGCAGGGAGGGAACCGGCGTTGACAGCGGCAAGGATAGCCTGGTAGCGCATCTCATCGCGGCGGCCCTTGGGCTGGTTGGTGATGAGGCGAACCTctccgtcctcgccggcgtcgtcgccgagcgcgatctGGCCAGTGGACTTGCGGTTACCAACGAGCGCCTTGGACTGTGTGGCGGCACGCGAGGTCGAGTAGGCAATGGCGACAAAGGTGAAGAGCGCACCAAGGATaaccgtcgtcgtcttggtCGAGCCAGCCGCCTTCTGAAGAGGGTTGCAGTGCGAGTCGTCGGTGTGGTTGATCACAGCCGACGAAGTAAGGTACGTGCAGTACGCCGCGACCATGCTTGCCTGGGTGAGGCCAGAGCGGGGGTTGGCCTCCTGGACGGGGCCAGAGATGGCAACGATTGTGACAATGAcgcagaggaggaggttggcaGTGATGAAGAACGTGTTGAGGCCGCATCCCGAGCCGGCGAAGAAGACGTAGAGTACAATCGTGACGGTGAGCGAGGCAACGTACATTCCAAAGGTCGAGCCGACGAGAATAAACTGCCACATGTTGGAATCCGTGCGTTCCCAGTTGTCAAGGCACGTCTCGGACCACGTGTGggcaaagtcgacgaggaggacgagaccGATAATAATGAAGACGAACGCGCCGATCGGGACGATGTACGAGCCGTAGACCATGAAGAACTCGTTGGGGATGAGGAATGAGATGAACGCGAGGAGGAAGTAGGCGACAAGCTTGAGGCCCCACCATCTGCGAGGGTGTCAGTCAAGCAAGgacgcgcgagcgagcgagggagcgcTGGAGCCCCAGCTGCACGGCACTCACCCGTTCTGAATGGCGGCACGCTTGTCCTTTGTCGACTTGACGCCGATTAGAAGCACGCTGTGGATGAGGtggaagagggcgagggcgaag
This window encodes:
- the TMS1 gene encoding Membrane protein TMS1, producing MGALLSIPIFTGAGAIGSYLCSGCMVFMGGTAASAMCKSCNCNSSIATRVGYGLIFALSSMLAYISRTDIAIRQLEKISWDWIKMDCSGGKCYGLLAVHRFCFALALFHLIHSVLLIGVKSTKDKRAAIQNGWWGLKLVAYFLLAFISFLIPNEFFMVYGSYIVPIGAFVFIIIGLVLLVDFAHTWSETCLDNWERTDSNMWQFILVGSTFGMYVASLTVTIVLYVFFAGSGCGLNTFFITANLLLCVIVTIVAISGPVQEANPRSGLTQASMVAAYCTYLTSSAVINHTDDSHCNPLQKAAGSTKTTTVILGALFTFVAIAYSTSRAATQSKALVGNRKSTGQIALGDDAGEDGEVRLITNQPKGRRDEMRYQAILAAVNAGSLPASVLDEPEDDDDDIEATIGEERDDERAGTKYNYSWFHIIFLMAAMYVAGLLTDWRIVSKTPLEHPDPDSSPNRFASFGMSTFAEPEVYIGRSEATMWMRVVSSWICYGLYAWSLLAPLVMPDRFGDD